A window of Chitinophagales bacterium contains these coding sequences:
- a CDS encoding polymer-forming cytoskeletal protein, whose protein sequence is MFNAKSRETMSTEKTNGTGSGTTLIGSGTTLKGDISSNSDLRIDGMIIGNIRSSAKIVIGASGVVEGDIEGNQADIVGKVSGNIKVKDILQLRGDCVVSGNLYATKLQVEPTATFNGQCHMGNATNQSTHSLIKEEEPESELAK, encoded by the coding sequence ATGTTTAACGCCAAATCCAGGGAAACCATGAGCACAGAAAAAACAAATGGCACCGGCAGTGGCACGACCCTTATCGGTTCGGGCACTACCCTAAAAGGGGACATCAGCAGCAACAGCGATCTTCGGATCGATGGCATGATTATCGGCAATATCCGTAGCAGTGCCAAGATCGTAATCGGGGCAAGCGGAGTTGTAGAAGGGGATATTGAAGGAAACCAGGCCGATATTGTTGGCAAGGTATCCGGGAATATCAAAGTAAAGGACATCCTCCAGTTAAGGGGCGATTGCGTGGTATCAGGAAACCTCTATGCCACCAAATTGCAGGTAGAACCCACCGCCACATTTAACGGACAGTGCCATATGGGCAATGCAACCAATCAATCCACTCATTCATTGATAAAAGAAGAAGAACCTGAGTCGGAATTGGCCAAGTAA